DNA sequence from the Macrobrachium nipponense isolate FS-2020 chromosome 41, ASM1510439v2, whole genome shotgun sequence genome:
TCCTTGAGTGTTCTGAATAGCCTTTCTGCCTCCTCGCAGTTATTTTCTAGCTTCATCTCCATATTTTCAATTTGTTCTCGATAGACTTCATTATCTTTCTGCAGCCTCTCGACCTCCTCgtctttctccttctttcttttcttcgctTCTTCCAGCAAGTTCTCTATTTCTTTCAGACGATGGAGAGCATCCTGCAGAGTATTGTTATTTTGTCTCTCAGTTTCTAATGATTTCTCTAGTAACACTATGTccagtgttttttcttttaattcttctttcaTCTTGGAGTTTTCTTCGCCTAGTTCAGCCACCCAGTTCTTCATGACTTGAAGCTCGTCTCCTAGTAACTCATGACTTGTTTTCTCAGCGTTTAAGATTTCCTTTGGCAAGATGGCCACAGATTCTGCTTGGCTGAGAAGTGACTGGAGCTTTTGATTTTCGTCCTGCATAATCAAGACATCCTGCTGGATACTTACGTTCTCCTTTTCAGCGAGCCCCAGTTTTTCTTGGAGAGAAGAGTTATCCTCTTCAGTTTCCTCCAATTGTCTCTTCATTATTTCCCGTTTGTCAAGACCTTCCTCCAATTCCTTAGTTTTAAGGTTGAGGGATTCTTTCAGAAGGTcgacttccttctctttctcaactAAATCGTTCCTAAGATCTTCATTCATCCTACAGAACTCTTCGTTTTCCAAATCAAGCAACTGATTAATATTTTCGGATTCTTTTAATTTGAGGCAGAGTTCTGTTTCCATCTGTAGAGTGGCCTTCAGCTCTCTCTGCTTCTCAGCCATCTCCTGCTGGAAGaacatttccctctctctttcctcttcgtctctcttCTTGAGCAAGAGATCTTTCTCACCCAGATGACTCTCCAATGTTGTTATTGTATCAGTCTGTTCTTCATTTACCTTTTCCAGCTTTCGCACTTTATTTTGAGCCAATCTTAAATCTTCCTCTAAATGCAGTTTGTCATCTAGAAGTTTTTCAATTTGTTGAAGAAGATTATCGTCGAGTTTTTCCTTATTTAGACTGTCTTCCAGTCTAACTACTTTGTCATCTTCGTCACAGTCAGTATCCAAGTCGTCATTAGTCTCGTCGAGTTGTTCCATGTTTAGACTGTCTTCTAGTCTAGCCACTTCGTCAACGTCGTCACAGTCAGTATCCAAGTCATCAGTCTCATCGAGTTGTTCCATGTTTAGACTGTCTTCCAGTCTAGCCACTTCGTCAACGTCGTCACAGTCAGTATCCAAGTCATCATCAGTCTCGTCGAGTTGTTCCATATTTAGACTGTCTTCCAGTCCAGCCACTTCGTCAAAGTCGGTGTCAGAGTCGTCATCAGTCTCGTCCAGTTGTTCCATATCATCGAGATCTTCAGTTTCCATACTGTCTTCCAGTATGGTTTCCTCACTAATATCCAAGACGTCAAGATCTCGTGTTCCTTTAATCTTGTGAAAACAGTAAACAGCAAACGCCAAGCCTGCCAACAATGCCATCACAGGGATGGCGACGGCAAAGGCTGACGTAACAAAGCTGTTACGTTGTACAATCACGATTTCCGGATCACGAGAATCCGCCATATTATAAGAGGATATGTCCTGTACGCCAACATGAATCTGTTGAGAACCAAACAAGGTTACACAGTCCTCACAGATAGAAACATACAGGTCACAGCACAAGAAATACAGCACTAGTAGCAAAAAGCAATAAGTCGCAATCATGATGAATGAAGCGTTATACCCGGAGACTCTCGCTGTCTCCATGCTTAGTTTTTCAAACGAACGCTGGATTCGGGCTCTGAAGGCGTTCGCTCCTGGTGCCAACAACGTCTTCATTCCAGGAAGGACTTCGTAAAGGCTTCACGGCTCGGCTCCGAAGGATTCCTCCACTTCTTCGTTGCTGTTCTGACGAAAGAGTCCAGGTCCTCGACGAGTTCCTGCGGCTCTTCTGGAGGATCGAGGTCTGTCGAAGGAATCCCTGGCATTTCCCTGCTAATCTTCTTCGACTCTTGACCTCCGCCGTGATCACAAGTTCACTTTTGTCCAGTCCAACATCCTCCTGAGATTAATTACGCGAGTCTCTCTGATTTTTGGAAAATTTGACCTAAAGTTTATCGAAGTCGTATTCCTTATTAATAATCCTGTTTTGTTGAAGTTGTGTCATAATCTTCCGTAAAACTTTTTCCATGCTCttcattttttcacctctttagtgTAGACGCTTCAGTTAGTAACTTAATTATCAGTAGCAGTAATATTACCATATTGGATTAATTGATTTGTTTAGTTCTTGCCTTGGCGTCGCCACCGaaacgaggttattgacgccgtatgataattacttattatttttaaacataacTTTGGAGTAATGTAATACtaacgatattattattactattattatatgacTTTTGCGATAATAGTAATACCAACGGTATTACTATTATCGCAAAAGTGTAGACGCTTCAGTTAGTAACTTAGTGTAGACGCTTCAGTTAGTAACTTAATTATCAGTAGCAGTAATATTACCATATTGataattgatttgtttttttagtttcttcctGGCGGGTCGCCACGACGAGGTTATTGGACGCCGTTattgataatttattattattgtttttaacatAACTTTGGCCCGTAATAGCAATACTAAcgatttattattactattattgataTGACTTTTGCGAATATAGTAATACCAacggtattttatatatatattagtaaatttatagagatatatatatatataatatatatatattatacatatttatacgttattattataacatatgtataatatgtactatatatacaatatgcatatatgtatatatatatacatatagtatatatatatatatatatatatgtgtgtgtgtgtgtgtgtgtgtatgtatatatatatatatatatatatatatatatatatatatatatatatatatatgatatatatatatatatatatatatatatatatacatatatacatatacatatacatacatatatgcatatatgttacagtcaaagTGTGAAACTAGTCATTTCATGTAATGCCTGCAAAATTTCTTtcgtttcacgaaatgaccaTTTCACTCGGTCATTTTGTGAAACGACTGAAATATTCAGCTATTACGTGAAATGGCTGGAAAATTGGTGTCCTCATTACACAATCTGGCTAAAACttttgagggagggagggaatgtttattcatagcattattattatttttatttttaattgtgtgCTTTTTAAAATCACATCTACAagtatgttaaaataatcatataacacatataaacattttgttgaatgtcttaaaatgattaaaattattaggataattataaacatttttgagCATTTACTGAACGAATTTACTTATTTGTTGTActtgttaaaataattaaaataatcataaaacactTTTGAACATTTCGCTGAACTacgttacttatttgtttgtacaggtagaaataaattcaagtagtcaaaattataaaacacatttgaaaattcTGTTGAACAGATTTACTTAGTCACTTGTTCGCACACGTTAGACTGTTATGACATCGACTGTTACACTTGCGCTTAGCCTTGTAACAATTACATCGATTTGTAGAACACTTTTttttgcctgtaccacagccgcATTTTAAGAAACCCTGACCACAAGTGGCTGTAGATTTCAAAGCCTGCCGAAGGGAAACTTGTTCATTGTTTGACATCAGACTGAGTGAGAAGTTTCTGCGGACAAAGATTAAATTGGATGCGTGAATACTTGGTCTTGATTATGCCACTCTTAAGGAATAAGAACTGCAACATTATCTGCTACTTCCCCTGCCTTCGAGTCTAACCTGCTGTGCTTTACCATACGCAAAGCTTGCAAGAGCTGTTCTTCTCTTGCTCGCCTCCTTTCCTGTGTTATCTCACGCTCACGTCTTGTAAGTGGTGACGGACTGAGTGGTGGAGAGACTTTATGGGTGTGGGGTGGCGATGTGAACTCTGGTGTAGGCTGTTTCAGTTCAAGTATGTTTGGAAACGATAATAAGAGATAATAAAATCTTACTTCTTGAGAATGAGTATCCATGACGAGACTTTGAAGATGGATCCCTGGCAGCTGTCTTCAGGTCTTCAATTGTCTTATAGTACTCTTCTTtagcaatcatttttttttactacactgATGATATTTTAGAAAAAACGCTCTTGTAAACTTGACTTCAAAATTACACTGAGCCATTACAATCTGCAACACACCGGTAGGCAAGTTTATAACCTGCATGACACCAGTAGACAACTGAATAGCAACTAAaatctccttccctccctccctataGAGTTTTAGCAAGGTTGCGTAATGAGGACACCAATTTTCCAGCCATTTCACGTAATAGCTGAATATTTTagtcgtttcacgaaatgaccGAGTGAAATAgtcatttcgtgaaacgactGAAATTTCTAGACATTACAAGAAATGGCTAGTTTCACactttgtaacacacacacatacatatatatataatatatatatatatatatatatatgaatatatatatatactatatagtatatagatacatatatatataccacacacacacacatattattatatagatatatataatatctatatatatattttttatatataatacatataatatattataaacacatatagatatatatagaattatatatatatatatatatataagatacattatatatatataatatttatatatatatatatatagatatacaacacaacacaccacatataatattatatatatatatatatatatatatatattattacatatagacatacatatatatatataatatatattatatatatataaaacatatatagatatatatatatataaatatatatcatatatatataaaaaatatatatatatatatagatatataatatatgtatatatggtgtgtatatataaacatatatatatatatatataagatatatatatatgtatatatgtgtgtatatatataaaatacatatatatatatatatagatatatataatatatatatatatatattatatatatatatatatactatatatatatatatatatatatatatatatatatatatatatatatatatagtatatgtatatatagtatatatatatgttacccatctgctgatacctattaccagcaAAGGGTATTTAggtatgcgtgaaacccgaagcattaaggcaaactgatacacactcaatttctctctctctgtctctccaagcgaccgctggcatagccttcactctctctctctctctccaagcgaccgctggcatagccttcgctctctctctctctctctccaagcgaccgctggcatagcctttgctctctctctcgactcgtaacctctctctctccctctctcattctaacaggtcatcaaatgagagtcagagatatatacatatataatatatatatatagatatatattatatataatataagatgatatatatatattatatatatataaatttatatatacatatatatatattgtattgtgtatatatatgtatatatacacacacacacatatatataatatatataataatatatatatatatatatatatatatatatatatatgtatatatatgtgtgtgtatataataacaaatatataatatataatatatatatatatcatatatatatatatataatatatatatatatatatataatatatatataatataaatactatatatatatatatatatatattatatatatatatatattatatatatatgtatatatatatatgtatatatatatagttacccatctgctgatacctattaccagcaAAGGGTATTTAGTATTTAggtatgcgtgaaacccgaagcgttaaggcaaactgatacacactcaatttctctctctctgtctctccaagcgaccgctggcatagccttcgctctctctctctctctccaagcgaccgctggcatagccttcgctctctctctctctctctctctccaagcgaccgctggcatagcctttgctctctctctcgactcgtaacctctctctctccctctctcattctaacaggtcatcaaatgagagtcagagatataaaaatataatatttatttaacaatggaaagataataattcaagtctcacagactaactaactcagttaacccccagtatttaaatgtcttaatcagtaattagtcacaccaattatctcttctccacacgggaccctcggccccctaggactctcggtcccctagccagaaacgcctgttacaaagacacaagaacatactcgtaagcacacacaagtgtaaagacaaagtcaaaagattaaatgaacatCTTTACGAAAATGTCAAACAgaccatccctttggctaaagtaaggtaacacttacccatctccagcctggaatatcacacacttaaataaataaactttcgcagagctctcccggcatcttgcctttctcgcacagacctctctgcAAGTCTcctcatagacttggctaaagatgccattatgaacagcCATAGTTcgtgcatgtatacatatgaactcacacagaactggtaacaaccagtttccaaaggcacttgaacaagaccccatgaactcgtgaacattgacccgcttaaacaaacatcttcatatcacgccatctcagaaatgatttatcagctttttcaggtcattgcttcggctctgttctgcgcaaagtcacagcacatcacattggaatattaaatacatatttcaGTTTTACGTTATGAATCGTTAAAGAAGACAAGAGACACAATTACCAAATGGTCTATTTGGGAAATTGTCACGTACTCCAAATTATAATGGCTTTCGATACGGACTACCGTCAAGAAAGAGCCCTGGTAGGGACCACTGAATGCCGAGGTCGTTTTCAGACTTCAgtcattatttcaaaaatattgatatttttgggGATTTTCTTGTTACACTAATATTAAAAGTTTGACGTCCCAAACATGGTCAAATAATCTTAGGGCTATGGATTTGGAAGAATCATTTATGAACACCAGATAATTAGATATCATCCCTTTATGCATTGTTTgatcaatacatttttttaactATCAGAAGTTGCGCAGGGAGTAAATTAGCTTTTACCTACTGAAGTACTGACCAAACCCGAAGTGAGTGAGCACTTTAATAGTTATGAATAGCCGGTCactactatttgtttttttactttggcATCAACAGTTGTAATACTAAATCGCCGAATTTTTCGACTAAGCTAAAGTGCCAATTTTAAGCTCTACCTTCAATAATCCTGTTTCGCGACAGGCTTAAGACCATAAACCCAATGGA
Encoded proteins:
- the LOC135212808 gene encoding kinesin-related protein 4-like; the protein is METARVSGYNASFIMIATYCFLLLVLYFLCCDLYVSICEDCVTLFGSQQIHVGVQDISSYNMADSRDPEIVIVQRNSFVTSAFAVAIPVMALLAGLAFAVYCFHKIKGTRDLDVLDISEETILEDSMETEDLDDMEQLDETDDDSDTDFDEVAGLEDSLNMEQLDETDDDLDTDCDDVDEVARLEDSLNMEQLDETDDLDTDCDDVDEVARLEDSLNMEQLDETNDDLDTDCDEDDKVVRLEDSLNKEKLDDNLLQQIEKLLDDKLHLEEDLRLAQNKVRKLEKVNEEQTDTITTLESHLGEKDLLLKKRDEEEREREMFFQQEMAEKQRELKATLQMETELCLKLKESENINQLLDLENEEFCRMNEDLRNDLVEKEKEVDLLKESLNLKTKELEEGLDKREIMKRQLEETEEDNSSLQEKLGLAEKENVSIQQDVLIMQDENQKLQSLLSQAESVAILPKEILNAEKTSHELLGDELQVMKNWVAELGEENSKMKEELKEKTLDIVLLEKSLETERQNNNTLQDALHRLKEIENLLEEAKKRKKEKDEEVERLQKDNEVYREQIENMEMKLENNCEEAERLFRTLKEQVHKNILLVKEKEDVEIEMKRQYQENLRQKNREAEEQHEREKQIQDNMESVLRQKQSLECLLDCKEKDIISLKKKESEAQLEVQRLLKDCDMLKEKIQLQEQNRMREEKRLREQLETQEEALREHDKYMLMMFLHGTAQRNFQLEHIALEHGDMIEEGKREKCTGGTIGRKDTGSEEDPCEKAHKTEEKQRKKYWNAQREKNEDYEKQWEGLKHIVEDVLHGDE